Proteins from a genomic interval of Anolis sagrei isolate rAnoSag1 chromosome 1, rAnoSag1.mat, whole genome shotgun sequence:
- the TNNT3 gene encoding troponin T, fast skeletal muscle isoform X1 produces the protein MSDTEDVEQVEEAQEEVHEPEVHEEEKKPRPPPMSAPKIPEGEKVDFDDIQKKRQNKDLIELQALIDSHFEGRKKEEEELLALKERIEKRRAERADQQRIRAEKEKERQSRLAEEKARREEDDAKRRAEDDMKKKKALSSMGATYSSYLAKADQKRGKKQTARELKKKVLAERRKPLNVDHLSEDKLREKAKELWDWLYSLETEKYEYLEKIKRQKYDILSLRCRVQALSKFSKKAGAKGKVGGRWK, from the exons TTCATGAGCCAG AAGTCCATGAAGAAG AGAAGAAACCCAGACCACCACC GATGTCTGCACCTAAGATCCCAGAGGGTGAGAAAGTAGACTTTGAT GACATCCAAAAGAAGAGGCAGAACAAGGACTTGATTGAGCTTCAAGCCTTGATTGATAGTCACTTTGAAGGccggaagaaggaagaggaagagctgtTGGCTCTCAAAGAAAGAATT GAGAAGCGTAGAGCTGAGAGGGCAGACCAGCAACGAATCCGggctgagaaggaaaaggagCGTCAATCCAGGCTTGCT GAAGAAAAGGCAAGAAGAGAGGAGGACGATGCCAAGAGACGGGCTGAAGACgacatgaagaagaagaaggctctctcctcCATGGGTGCCACATACAGCAGCTACTTGGCTAAG GCTGatcagaagagaggaaagaaacaaacCGCAAGAGAACTGAAGAAGAAAGTTCTGGCAGAAAGACGCAAACCCCTCAACGTTGACCACCTTAGTGAAGACAAACTGAG GGAGAAAGCAAAGGAGCTTTGGGACTGGTTATATTCACTGGAAACTGAGAAGTATGAATATTTAGAGAAGATCAAGAGGCAAAAATATGAT ATTTTATCACTACGTTGCAGGGTGCAGGCACTGTCCAAGTT CAGCAAGAAGGCCGGAGCCAAAGGCAAAGTTGGAGGACGCTGGAAGTAA
- the TNNT3 gene encoding troponin T, fast skeletal muscle isoform X2 gives MSDTEDVEQVEEAQEEVHEPEVHEEEKKPRPPPMSAPKIPEGEKVDFDDIQKKRQNKDLIELQALIDSHFEGRKKEEEELLALKERIEKRRAERADQQRIRAEKEKERQSRLAEEKARREEDDAKRRAEDDMKKKKALSSMGATYSSYLAKADQKRGKKQTARELKKKVLAERRKPLNVDHLSEDKLREKAKELWDWLYSLETEKYEYLEKIKRQKYDITTLRNRIDQAQKHSKKAGAKGKVGGRWK, from the exons TTCATGAGCCAG AAGTCCATGAAGAAG AGAAGAAACCCAGACCACCACC GATGTCTGCACCTAAGATCCCAGAGGGTGAGAAAGTAGACTTTGAT GACATCCAAAAGAAGAGGCAGAACAAGGACTTGATTGAGCTTCAAGCCTTGATTGATAGTCACTTTGAAGGccggaagaaggaagaggaagagctgtTGGCTCTCAAAGAAAGAATT GAGAAGCGTAGAGCTGAGAGGGCAGACCAGCAACGAATCCGggctgagaaggaaaaggagCGTCAATCCAGGCTTGCT GAAGAAAAGGCAAGAAGAGAGGAGGACGATGCCAAGAGACGGGCTGAAGACgacatgaagaagaagaaggctctctcctcCATGGGTGCCACATACAGCAGCTACTTGGCTAAG GCTGatcagaagagaggaaagaaacaaacCGCAAGAGAACTGAAGAAGAAAGTTCTGGCAGAAAGACGCAAACCCCTCAACGTTGACCACCTTAGTGAAGACAAACTGAG GGAGAAAGCAAAGGAGCTTTGGGACTGGTTATATTCACTGGAAACTGAGAAGTATGAATATTTAGAGAAGATCAAGAGGCAAAAATATGAT ATCACCACCCTCAGGAACCGGATTGATCAGGCCCAGAAACA CAGCAAGAAGGCCGGAGCCAAAGGCAAAGTTGGAGGACGCTGGAAGTAA
- the TNNT3 gene encoding troponin T, fast skeletal muscle isoform X3, producing MSDTEDVEQVEEAQEEEVHEEEKKPRPPPMSAPKIPEGEKVDFDDIQKKRQNKDLIELQALIDSHFEGRKKEEEELLALKERIEKRRAERADQQRIRAEKEKERQSRLAEEKARREEDDAKRRAEDDMKKKKALSSMGATYSSYLAKADQKRGKKQTARELKKKVLAERRKPLNVDHLSEDKLREKAKELWDWLYSLETEKYEYLEKIKRQKYDILSLRCRVQALSKFSKKAGAKGKVGGRWK from the exons AAGTCCATGAAGAAG AGAAGAAACCCAGACCACCACC GATGTCTGCACCTAAGATCCCAGAGGGTGAGAAAGTAGACTTTGAT GACATCCAAAAGAAGAGGCAGAACAAGGACTTGATTGAGCTTCAAGCCTTGATTGATAGTCACTTTGAAGGccggaagaaggaagaggaagagctgtTGGCTCTCAAAGAAAGAATT GAGAAGCGTAGAGCTGAGAGGGCAGACCAGCAACGAATCCGggctgagaaggaaaaggagCGTCAATCCAGGCTTGCT GAAGAAAAGGCAAGAAGAGAGGAGGACGATGCCAAGAGACGGGCTGAAGACgacatgaagaagaagaaggctctctcctcCATGGGTGCCACATACAGCAGCTACTTGGCTAAG GCTGatcagaagagaggaaagaaacaaacCGCAAGAGAACTGAAGAAGAAAGTTCTGGCAGAAAGACGCAAACCCCTCAACGTTGACCACCTTAGTGAAGACAAACTGAG GGAGAAAGCAAAGGAGCTTTGGGACTGGTTATATTCACTGGAAACTGAGAAGTATGAATATTTAGAGAAGATCAAGAGGCAAAAATATGAT ATTTTATCACTACGTTGCAGGGTGCAGGCACTGTCCAAGTT CAGCAAGAAGGCCGGAGCCAAAGGCAAAGTTGGAGGACGCTGGAAGTAA
- the TNNT3 gene encoding troponin T, fast skeletal muscle isoform X4, producing MSDTEDVEQVEEKKPRPPPMSAPKIPEGEKVDFDDIQKKRQNKDLIELQALIDSHFEGRKKEEEELLALKERIEKRRAERADQQRIRAEKEKERQSRLAEEKARREEDDAKRRAEDDMKKKKALSSMGATYSSYLAKADQKRGKKQTARELKKKVLAERRKPLNVDHLSEDKLREKAKELWDWLYSLETEKYEYLEKIKRQKYDILSLRCRVQALSKFSKKAGAKGKVGGRWK from the exons AGAAGAAACCCAGACCACCACC GATGTCTGCACCTAAGATCCCAGAGGGTGAGAAAGTAGACTTTGAT GACATCCAAAAGAAGAGGCAGAACAAGGACTTGATTGAGCTTCAAGCCTTGATTGATAGTCACTTTGAAGGccggaagaaggaagaggaagagctgtTGGCTCTCAAAGAAAGAATT GAGAAGCGTAGAGCTGAGAGGGCAGACCAGCAACGAATCCGggctgagaaggaaaaggagCGTCAATCCAGGCTTGCT GAAGAAAAGGCAAGAAGAGAGGAGGACGATGCCAAGAGACGGGCTGAAGACgacatgaagaagaagaaggctctctcctcCATGGGTGCCACATACAGCAGCTACTTGGCTAAG GCTGatcagaagagaggaaagaaacaaacCGCAAGAGAACTGAAGAAGAAAGTTCTGGCAGAAAGACGCAAACCCCTCAACGTTGACCACCTTAGTGAAGACAAACTGAG GGAGAAAGCAAAGGAGCTTTGGGACTGGTTATATTCACTGGAAACTGAGAAGTATGAATATTTAGAGAAGATCAAGAGGCAAAAATATGAT ATTTTATCACTACGTTGCAGGGTGCAGGCACTGTCCAAGTT CAGCAAGAAGGCCGGAGCCAAAGGCAAAGTTGGAGGACGCTGGAAGTAA
- the TNNT3 gene encoding troponin T, fast skeletal muscle isoform X5: MSAPKIPEGEKVDFDDIQKKRQNKDLIELQALIDSHFEGRKKEEEELLALKERIEKRRAERADQQRIRAEKEKERQSRLAEEKARREEDDAKRRAEDDMKKKKALSSMGATYSSYLAKADQKRGKKQTARELKKKVLAERRKPLNVDHLSEDKLREKAKELWDWLYSLETEKYEYLEKIKRQKYDILSLRCRVQALSKFSKKAGAKGKVGGRWK, from the exons ATGTCTGCACCTAAGATCCCAGAGGGTGAGAAAGTAGACTTTGAT GACATCCAAAAGAAGAGGCAGAACAAGGACTTGATTGAGCTTCAAGCCTTGATTGATAGTCACTTTGAAGGccggaagaaggaagaggaagagctgtTGGCTCTCAAAGAAAGAATT GAGAAGCGTAGAGCTGAGAGGGCAGACCAGCAACGAATCCGggctgagaaggaaaaggagCGTCAATCCAGGCTTGCT GAAGAAAAGGCAAGAAGAGAGGAGGACGATGCCAAGAGACGGGCTGAAGACgacatgaagaagaagaaggctctctcctcCATGGGTGCCACATACAGCAGCTACTTGGCTAAG GCTGatcagaagagaggaaagaaacaaacCGCAAGAGAACTGAAGAAGAAAGTTCTGGCAGAAAGACGCAAACCCCTCAACGTTGACCACCTTAGTGAAGACAAACTGAG GGAGAAAGCAAAGGAGCTTTGGGACTGGTTATATTCACTGGAAACTGAGAAGTATGAATATTTAGAGAAGATCAAGAGGCAAAAATATGAT ATTTTATCACTACGTTGCAGGGTGCAGGCACTGTCCAAGTT CAGCAAGAAGGCCGGAGCCAAAGGCAAAGTTGGAGGACGCTGGAAGTAA